The following are encoded together in the Erpetoichthys calabaricus chromosome 16, fErpCal1.3, whole genome shotgun sequence genome:
- the LOC127526000 gene encoding N-lysine methyltransferase SMYD2-B-like, translating into MLLYSDEPPSELLEICELSLDKMGAVFEDSNVYMLHMMYQAMGVCLYMQDWEGAMRYGEKIIKRYSKHYPAYSLNVASMWLKLGRLYIGLEKKSLGVKALKKVSSF; encoded by the exons ATGCTCCTTTACTCCGATGAACCTCCTAGTGAGCTTCTGGAAATCTGCGAACTCAGCCTGGACAAGATGGGCGCCGTGTTTGAGGACAGCAATGTCTATATGTTGCATATGATGTACCAAGCGATGGGAGTCTGTCTGTACATGCAGGACTGGGAAGGAGCGATGCGATACGGGGAGAAGATCATCAAACGTTACAG taagCATTACCCAGCATACTCTCTAAATGTGGCCTCGATGTGGCTGAAGTTAGGAAGACTCTATATCGGCCTGGAGAAGAAGTCTCTTGGAGTGAAGGCCTTAAAGAAGGTGAGTAGTTTTTAG